In one window of Herpetosiphonaceae bacterium DNA:
- a CDS encoding DUF6644 family protein, with protein sequence MLQETAVYLLGNVPGLPPIVQTVHLLGIAVIMSSVVLLDLRVLGLALPSQEVQELTRRVMPWVWWTLPVMLLSGLPFVCARPQRYFTNPVFGLKFALLLPAIALAALLHFNGIRKPDNWGTKLIAAVSLLLWIGVVLAGRWIAYVDYLFPPEE encoded by the coding sequence GTGCTGCAAGAGACTGCTGTCTACCTGCTCGGCAATGTCCCTGGGCTGCCGCCGATCGTGCAGACGGTTCATCTGCTCGGCATCGCGGTCATCATGAGCTCGGTCGTATTGCTCGACTTGCGCGTCCTCGGCCTCGCGCTGCCGAGCCAGGAGGTGCAGGAGCTCACGCGGCGCGTGATGCCGTGGGTGTGGTGGACGCTGCCGGTCATGTTGCTGTCGGGTTTGCCGTTCGTCTGCGCGCGGCCGCAGCGCTATTTCACGAACCCCGTATTTGGCTTGAAGTTCGCGCTGCTGCTGCCGGCCATCGCGCTCGCGGCGCTGCTGCACTTCAACGGCATTCGCAAGCCTGACAACTGGGGAACCAAGCTGATCGCAGCGGTCTCGCTGCTGCTGTGGATCGGCGTCGTGCTCGCGGGTCGCTGGATCGCGTACGTCGACTATCTGTTTCCGCCGGAAGAGTGA